The following proteins are encoded in a genomic region of Catellatospora sp. TT07R-123:
- a CDS encoding DUF3050 domain-containing protein, translating to MSRYDWGQTHPGITRLEEAVSDARTGVVTHPLYAALDNHEAIVTFMQHHVFAVWDFMSLLKSLQRNLTSVTVPWIPSGFTGSRRLINDIVLVEESDELQGGFISHFELYVGGMDQAGADTSVINHFIDLLRTGSTVESALTEANVNPVSAEFVRTTFKFIETLPIHCQAAAFAFGREDLIPDMFQQVIKVNQEGGKLDTFVDYLARHIEVDGEEHTPMAMQMVTDLCGDDDTKWAQAAETVNAALAARQQLWTGILAAINAG from the coding sequence ATGTCGCGTTACGACTGGGGTCAGACACACCCGGGCATCACCCGGCTCGAAGAGGCGGTGAGTGACGCCCGCACCGGGGTCGTCACCCACCCCCTGTACGCCGCTCTCGACAACCACGAGGCGATCGTCACGTTCATGCAGCACCACGTCTTCGCGGTGTGGGACTTCATGTCCCTGCTGAAGTCGCTGCAGCGCAACCTGACCAGCGTCACCGTGCCGTGGATTCCGAGCGGCTTCACCGGCAGCCGCCGGCTCATCAACGACATCGTGCTGGTCGAGGAGAGCGACGAGCTGCAGGGCGGCTTCATCAGCCACTTCGAGCTCTACGTCGGCGGCATGGACCAGGCCGGCGCCGACACCAGCGTCATCAACCACTTCATCGACCTGCTGCGCACCGGCAGCACGGTCGAGTCGGCGCTGACCGAGGCGAACGTCAACCCGGTCTCGGCCGAGTTCGTGCGCACCACCTTCAAGTTCATCGAGACGCTGCCGATCCACTGCCAGGCGGCGGCGTTCGCGTTCGGCCGCGAGGACCTGATCCCGGACATGTTCCAGCAGGTCATCAAGGTGAACCAGGAGGGCGGCAAGCTCGACACGTTCGTCGACTACCTGGCCCGCCACATCGAGGTCGACGGCGAGGAGCACACGCCGATGGCCATGCAGATGGTCACCGACCTGTGCGGCGACGACGACACCAAGTGGGCGCAGGCCGCCGAGACCGTCAACGCCGCGCTGGCCGCGCGCCAGCAGCTGTGGACCGGCATCCTGGCCGCGATCAACGCGGGCTGA
- a CDS encoding methyltransferase: MNEALARRKLLGILSGSWVAQGVYALVKLGVPDLMAAGPVPVEALAHQCGADPRALGRLLRALTMMGLFTQPSPGVYGLTATTELLRADVPGSVRLNALMQGDQVFRSFAEIMHTMHTGRPAFEAVYGRGFYDYLGDDPEAAAVFHQSMADEQPPASLDACDLAWARTVVDVGGGNGNLLARLLERQPDLRAVLAELPEAVLAARSRLAEAGLADRVEFHEGSFFDGVPAGADAYLLARVLHNWNDENALRILARVRAAVPPHGRIVVLEELLPEQETPNRPGAGLVDLLMLVTQEGHDRTEGEYRELLVKAGFEIVAVRRADSSPTSGALEARPV, encoded by the coding sequence GTGAACGAAGCACTGGCCCGCCGCAAACTACTGGGCATCCTCTCCGGCTCCTGGGTCGCCCAGGGCGTCTACGCCCTGGTCAAGCTCGGGGTGCCCGACCTGATGGCCGCCGGGCCGGTGCCGGTCGAGGCGCTGGCGCACCAGTGCGGCGCCGACCCCCGCGCGCTGGGCCGCCTGCTGCGCGCGCTGACCATGATGGGCCTGTTCACCCAGCCCTCCCCCGGCGTGTACGGCCTCACCGCCACCACCGAACTGCTGCGCGCCGACGTGCCCGGCTCGGTCCGGCTCAACGCGCTGATGCAGGGCGACCAGGTGTTCCGCTCCTTCGCCGAGATCATGCACACCATGCACACCGGCCGGCCCGCCTTCGAGGCGGTCTACGGCCGGGGCTTCTACGACTACCTGGGCGACGACCCCGAGGCCGCGGCGGTGTTCCACCAGTCCATGGCCGACGAGCAGCCGCCCGCGTCGCTGGACGCCTGCGACCTGGCCTGGGCCAGGACCGTCGTCGACGTCGGCGGCGGCAACGGCAACCTGCTCGCCCGCCTGCTGGAGCGGCAGCCGGACCTGCGCGCGGTGCTGGCCGAGCTGCCCGAGGCCGTCCTCGCCGCCCGCTCGCGGCTGGCCGAGGCGGGCCTGGCCGACCGGGTCGAGTTCCACGAGGGCAGCTTCTTCGACGGCGTGCCGGCCGGGGCCGACGCATACCTGCTGGCCCGGGTGCTGCACAACTGGAACGACGAGAACGCGCTGCGCATCCTGGCCCGGGTGCGGGCGGCGGTGCCGCCGCACGGGCGGATCGTGGTGCTGGAGGAGCTGCTGCCCGAGCAGGAGACCCCGAACCGGCCCGGGGCCGGGCTCGTCGACCTGCTGATGCTGGTCACCCAGGAGGGCCACGACCGCACCGAGGGCGAATACCGCGAGCTGCTGGTCAAGGCCGGATTCGAGATCGTCGCGGTACGGCGGGCCGACAGCTCGCCGACCTCGGGAGCACTGGAGGCGCGGCCGGTATGA